The Lonchura striata isolate bLonStr1 chromosome 5, bLonStr1.mat, whole genome shotgun sequence genome window below encodes:
- the EMP1 gene encoding epithelial membrane protein 1 yields the protein MLVLLAGIFVVHIATVIMLFVSTIANVWMVGSSSAGTISRGLWLLCNKTCTQLPVSSEDEASLKAVQAFMILSIIFSVVALVLFIIQLFSLEKGKRFYMTGAVMLVCWMCILIAVSIYTARFAGTVYTTNPHHGYCFILAWICFCFSFVIGILYLVLRKK from the exons ATGTTGGTTCTACTGGCTGGTATCTTTGTGGTTCACATTGCCACTGTCATCATGCTCTTCGTCTCCACCATTGCCAAC GTTTGGATGGTGGGTTCTTCCAGTGCTGGAACGATCTCAAGAGGACTCTGGCTGCTGTGCAACAAGACCTGCACTCAGCTGCCAGTTAGCAGTGAAGATGAGG CTTCCCTCAAAGCCGTGCAAGCCTTTATGATCCTCTCGATAATTTTCTCCGTTGTGGCGCTCGTTCTGTTCATTATCcagctgttcagcctggaaaaaggCAAACGTTTCTACATGACCGGAGCCGTCATGCTGGTTTGCT GGATGTGCATTCTGATTGCAGTCTCCATTTACACAGCTCGGTTCGCAGGCACGGTGTACACCACAAATCCTCACCATGGCTACTGCTTCATATTGGCCTGGATCTGCTTCTGCTTTAGTTTTGTTATTGGCATCCTCTACCTTgttcttagaaaaaaataa